The Pigmentiphaga aceris DNA segment TTCCACCATTGCCTGGGAAATATCCATGCCCCGCGCGATCTCGGCGTGCGTCCACCCTTCCAGTCGATGCCGCACATAGACCTGCTGGCACACCAGCGGCAATTCGCCCAACGCGTCTTTCAGATCAGTGACCATTTGCCGGGAATACACCTTGGTTTCCGGCCCGCACACCTGGGGATGTTCGCTTTCCTCCAGGTCATGCAGTGGTGTCACGGGCAAGGCTGTCTGGTGGCGGTGCCTGTCGATGATGCCGTTGGTGG contains these protein-coding regions:
- a CDS encoding sigma-70 family RNA polymerase sigma factor, whose translation is MSRPAVPKKNWLAHYSELVAAWRRKAVGQEDREDAMHDAVVRLLENGAATVDDPRAYLKRSTTNGIIDRHRHQTALPVTPLHDLEESEHPQVCGPETKVYSRQMVTDLKDALGELPLVCQQVYVRHRLEGWTHAEIARGMDISQAMVEKHMTRALQHLNQRMQKYAP